Proteins from one Cyprinus carpio isolate SPL01 chromosome B15, ASM1834038v1, whole genome shotgun sequence genomic window:
- the tnfaip1 gene encoding LOW QUALITY PROTEIN: BTB/POZ domain-containing adapter for CUL3-mediated RhoA degradation protein 2 (The sequence of the model RefSeq protein was modified relative to this genomic sequence to represent the inferred CDS: deleted 2 bases in 1 codon; substituted 3 bases at 3 genomic stop codons), translating into MSGESCLHQPQPHTGRKPGSFCXSFQWTDTXIXRGVVGRCHVKITCGGNPYYSTLQVLTRQDTLLRSMFSGKMEVLTDKEGWILIDRCGKHFGSILGYLRDGFVTLPKSRQGIMELLAEAKYYQIQGLIDLCQRALQVGIILVFV; encoded by the exons ATGTCAGGAGAGAGCTGCTTGCACCAGCCTCAACCGCACACGGGGCGCAAACCAGGGTCTTTTTGTTAGTCTTTTCAGTGGACTGACACATGAATTTAACGTGGTGTCGTAGGGAGGTGTCAT GTGAAGATTACGTGCGGCGGAAATCCTTACTATTCCACACTGCAAGTGCTCACCCGACAGGACACCCTCCTGAGATCCATGTTCAGCGGCAAGATGGAGGTGCTCACTGATAAGGAAG gttggaTTCTAATAGATCGTTGTGGGAAACACTTTGGTTCGATTCTCGGTTATCTCCGTGATGGATTTGTGACCTTGCCCAAGAGCAGACAGGGTATCATGGAGCTCCTAGCAGAAGCCAAGTATTACCAGATCCAGGGATTGATAGACTTGTGCCAGAGAGCCCTGCAGGTAGGCATTAttcttgtttttgtgtga